The nucleotide window GAGCTTACTCCGCTGTTCTCATAGACTGTCAACTTTACTGTATTTGTTTGGCCTACGGTGAATGTTTGAGTGGGAATTGTCTGGCTGAATTCAGAAACATCAAATGACTGATCATTGATTGTCAGTCCTTTTTCCACTATGACTCTACCATCATCCAGTGTTCCAAATGTTGGTGCTACACAATCGCCATCACATTTAGAGTTCTCAGCAAACGATTCTTGTGCAAGTACTGATGTTACCAAGATTCCTGCAAGAAGAATGGCAAATACTGGTTTGTTCATTGAGTGATCGGAGTCGCAATTAGGCTATTAAACCTAGTTCCAAATTCGCATCAAATCTTGGGGCTATCTACAGTTTTAGCTGTTTTACAGTATCTGAGAGAATCTGCTTGTTTGCAGCTGCAATAAATGATAGTCTTGTCTCATATGATAAATCGGAATCAAGTGGTTTGAGTTTTTGGTCCAGTATAACTCCGCCTGCTTCTTTTGATATTATGTAGCCAGCTGCCATGTCTGTGACTCTGATTTTTTCTCTTAGGTCAATGTAAACATCAATCAATCCCCTGGCAAAGAGTGCTAATTCTAGTGCATTTGCGCCTAAGTGTCTTGAGTGATTAGAATTCTGAAAGATTGGCTGAATTCTTTTAACCAGTTTTGGGGTGGCACCTGAGACATTAATTCCGACTATTTTGTAGACTGGTTTTTGTTTGTGTACTGTGATCTTCTTCTTGTTTAGGTATGCGCCCTTGCCTTTTGTTGCCCAATACATATCGCCATTTGACAGATCTGTTACCACACCATCTGTGATTGAGCTGAGCTTGTTTTTTGGAGCAAATGCCAAAGAGCAACAAAAGAATGGAATTCCCCTCACTGCGTTTGCAGAACCGTCAATGGCGTCCATTATGACAAAACCCTTTGGTTTTCTTGATAACTCCACTCTACCACATTCTTCTCCAAGTACAATGCAGTCAAATTTTATTTTCTTTAGATAATCCAGAACAGTTTTTTCCGCAACAATGTCTATTTTGCGAGAAATATCGCCTCCTTTGCCTATGCCATGATCTTCTGCTGCCGCCTTTGTTCCTGCCAAGTCTTTGACATTCTCATAGACCTGTCTTGATGCCTCTCTTAGAATTTCAATTACTTGCACAGGTGTTCTAAATTTTTTTCGTAATTTAAGTCAAGAAATCTTGAAAGGATAAATAACAAGAGCAAAGCTGTTTTGGTGTGAGCAGCAAGGATCAGTCTGTCATATCAAAAGAAGCACTAATGTCGACAAAATCTGGCAAACAAATCATAAAACAAGGCTTGTTCAAATCAAAAGGCTTCAAGCTATTCCAAAAATACAAAGAGGAAGCCGAATCCGAGTTCCCAAAGTTTGCGCAAAGGTTCACAGATGATCTATTACGTGAGATAAAAAATGACACATCACCGTCTTTTACACAAAAAGCATTTGCACAAGAGATTGGCACAGACGAAATAATCCTACAAGATTCGGAGATTCCCGCAATACGATCAAAACTAGAAAATCCCGATGTTCTAAAAGACCGGGTTCTGCGAATTCTTAATTCTAATTTTGTTAAAATGACATTGCCTGTGTTCTGTGCACTATATGATGCAGCATCTGATTATACAAAAAACAAATCTGCACAGATGCGTCAAGATATGGTTGATGGTCACATAATAGCAATAGATCTTTCAGAACCGATGGATCGTATCGTGGACAAAGACGAAGACTTGGAATATCTGGATGACTATAAGCTCATGAATCCTTACATTTTGAAGCTGGCCCGGGACAAAATTGCCAAGGGCGGCGAAGAAGTATTACAAGAATTTGAAGATGGATTCAAGGATGCGCGACTTGGGCAGTACATCGATACCAAACTAAAGACCACGCCAACTAAAATCACTGAAGAACAAATGAACCAGTGCTACAAAAAATATCGCGCCGTGATGGGAACTGCTGGACGCAACATGGCTTTATCCAAAAACCCATTGGGTGAAATCTTTTACTTGGGAATGGCGCGTGCCGCCGAAGGCGTCGGATGTGGCAATGAAATTGAAGATTCCATTAAAAACAAGTTCATCAAGGTGCCCTCTTGGCCTTTGTATTACTCGCTTTTGACAAACGATGTCAAAAAGGGATTCGAGTACACTATGAAAAAAAGTGAACTATACTTATCAGATGCAAGACTTGCACTGGAACTGCTCCCAAAGGATTTCTCACACACGGAATTTTTAGAATTTTTGTTCCTGACTGTGGAGCACTATAACCAATACTGGTATAATCAACTGGACAAGGTAAATCTATGGTCAGAATTCTCTGCAAAACTTCCAAAGTGATCATACCATGATGTGGTCTGAGAAACATAGGCCAAAACAAATTATTGACATGGTTGGCAACGAAGAGGCCAGAAAGTCATTTGTTGACTGGATAATAAAATGGAAAAAAGGCGCAAAACCGATTCTCCTTGTGGGCCCTCCGGGAATTGGCAAAACAACACTTGCACAACTTGCGGCAAAAGAATTCGGTTATGATGTTATAGGAATGAATGCAAGCGATGTGAGAAACAAATCAAACATAGAGGAATTGCTCTCGCCGCTTCTTGGTAGCACAAGTCTTCTTGGAAGGCCAATGATCTTCATAGATGAGGTGGATGGGATTCATGGCAGATCCGACTTTGGCGGAGTGGAGGCCTTGCTGAAAATTCTCAAAGAGCCAACCGTTCCGATAATTTTGGCAGCAAATTCTGATGATTCTGATAAAATGAAAAACATCAAAAAAACAGCAAAGACAATTTACCTAAAACCAGTACCGCCGCGACTACTTGGGCTGTATCTTGGCAAGGTGCTCAAAGAAGAGGGAGCAAAGCTTTCTCCTGGCACTACAATCAAAGTTATTGTGGAATGTCGTGGTGATATCCGTTCCATGTTGAATATGGCGCAAGCCCAGATGGGCGGATTTGATGTGGATTCAGAAAAATCATTTGAAGCACTTGACATTGAAGCCGGCATAAACGCGTTTTTCAAGGCAAAAACAAGACAAGAGGCACAAAGTGTACTATACTCATTAAGAATAGATCCTAGAGAAAAACTCAACGCATTTTATTCTAGCATTGTTACAAGCAACATCCAAAACAAAGACATGGCAAGACTGCTTGATGTGATATCGGAAGCAGACGTGTTGTATGGCAGAATAATCCGAACGCAAGAATGGAGACTGTTGCGCTATTTGGACAATATTTTGCTCAGGCTATATTCTGAGAATCTGCCAATACAGTATTCCCAGTATAATTTATCGTGGCCATTGCTGAATAAACTAAGATGGGATGGCAAAGTAATCAAATCGCTGGCAGCTAATCTCGCACAAAGATTTCACGTATCACAAAGCACCACTGCGACATATTATTTGCCATACATTCTATTTTGCATGAAAAACAAAAAACTGGAACTGGAGATAAACCCAGAATATTCTGAGGTACTTCAAAAGGAGATCGAGCTGATACATTGAGCTGGCGTAAAATTCCAATGAAATTTCCTGGAACATGCATTGTATGTAACCAAAAAATCGAGATAAATGAAATCGGCCTTTGGGCAAAGGGACTTGGCGTCAAGCATGAAAAATGCGCAAGCCAAGAAGTAAAGGAACTAAAATGCATTGTTTGTGGAGGACCTGCAGGATGTGCAAAATGTGAGTTCTTAGATGATTGTGACAGAAATATGGTCTCTGAGCTGTGCATTTGCAAAAAATGTGGCGACTCTAAGGAATCATTTCTGGATTATCAAAACGCCGTCAAAAAGAATTACTCGTTACTAAATCTTAAAATTTAAGCACAAATTGGAGCTACTCGTTGACTGATAGCACTGATATCGAGACAAAAAAAGAAGAGATTTCATATCAAATCCCACCATACAGGCCGCAACACATACTCAGCCCTGAATTCCAGGGAACCTCAAACTATGAGATGGGGCTAGCTGATCTGCTCAAAGAAAAAGCGCAGACACTGGAGAATCTAAGACAAAACCCCGAATCCACGTCAATACAAATCCAGCAAGCAGAGGAAGACCTAAAGAAACTGGAAACCCTTTATGAAAATTACAACATTGGGATGAATGTCTTTAGGACTGCCAAGGGCGGCAGAGACAAAATACGAGAATAGCACCCAAACGCGATCAGATAATTTTCATAATAATACGATCTAAAATTAATATAGCGTTCGATGTGTTTGGTTGTTGCGGGGTCTGGCATGCATACTGATAAGATTGAAAAATTTCTAGAAAAACAAAAAACAGCACTTGCAAGCGGCGGACAAGACAAAATCCTGGCCCAACATGAAAAAGGAAAGCTAACAGCAAGAGAGAGAATCCATCTATTACTGGATGAGGGAAGCTTTACAGAAATTGATGCACTAGCTACTCATCATTACTATGAATATGACATGCAGAAAAAGAAATTCTTTACCGATGGTGTCATAACTGGCTATGGCACAATCAATAGTCGACAGGTCTTTGTTTTTGCATATGACTTTACAGTTTTGGGCGGCACGCTCTCACAAATGGGCGCAAAGAAAATAACAAAACTCATGGACCATGCAGTGCGCACTGGCTGTCCAATAATTGGAATCGCGGATTCTGGTGGCGCAAGAATTCAAGAAGGGATTTTGAGCCTTGATGGATTTGCAGACATTTTCTATCACAATGAACTAGCATCTGGAGTTGTACCACAAATCACTGCAAGCATAGGGCCATCCGCTGGTGGTGCAGTATATTCTCCAGCAATGACTGACTTTGTAATAATGGTTGAAAAAGCAGGAACCATGTATGTTACAGGACCAGAAGTAGTCAAGACAGTGCTTGGCGAAGAAGTATCTTTTGAGGATCTTGGCGGTGCAATGACACACGGCACAAAATCTGGTGTGGCGCACTTTGTTGCAAAAAATGAATATGACTGCTTTGATAAAATCAAGACCTTACTCTCATACATTCCGTCAAACAACACAGAAGAAGCCCCATATGTGCAGACTGATGATGATCCAAACCGAGTTGATCATAATCTCATAAACAAGATTCCAGAAAACTCGTTGCAGCCATATGATATGAAGGAGGTGCTGCTATCGGTTGTGGATAATCACCAATTATTTGAGGTGCATGAATTGTTTGCACAAAACGTAATTGTTGGATTTGCAAGAATGAATGGAAGAACCGTTGGAATAGTTGCAAACCAGCCAATGTATCTGGCAGGGGCACTAGACATTGACTCTTCAAACAAGGCGTCACGCTTTATTCGATACTGTGATGCATTCAACATACCGATCGTTACATTTGTGGACACGCCAGGCTACATGCCGGGAACTAATCAGGAACACAATGGAATAATTCGACACGGCAGCAAACTTTTGTACGCATATTGCGAGGCAACTGTTCCAAAGATTACACTGGTTATCGGCAAAGCATATGGTGGTGCATACATTGCAATGGGAAGCAAAAACCTCAGAACCGACATTAACTATGCATGGCCAACCGCACAAATCGCAGTTCTTGGCTCAGAAGCCGCAGTAAAAATCATGAACAAAAAGGATCTTGATTCTGCCAAAAACCCAGACGAGCTCAAAAAGCAACTAACTGCAGAGTTTAATGAAAAATTTGCAAATCCATATGTTGCTGCATCAAATGGTTCGGTTGACACAGTAATAGATCCTGCTCAGACAAGACCTATGTTGATTAAAGCGTTAGAGATGCTTGCAAACAAGCGAGACAAACAACTTCCGAGAAAACACGGAAACATAAACCTGTGATATTATGATAAAAAAAGTTCTAATCGCAAACAGAGGAGAAATTGCTTTACGAGTAATTCGAACATGCAAGGCACTCGGACTCAAAACAGTTGCGGTATATTCTGATGAGGACTATAACTCACTCCATGTCAAGCAAGCAACCGAGGCATATCATATTGGCAAAGCAGCTCCACGAGAGAGCTATCTGAATCAGGAAAAAATTCTAGATGCAATACTAAAGTCCGGAGCAGATGCTATACATCCTGGATATGGATTCCTATCAGAGAACTCTGACTTTGCACAACTATGTGAGGACAACAAGATCAATTTCATTGGCCCATCAGCCGCATCAATGGATCTTTGCGGTGACAAAATGAGATGCAAGGCAGCAATGCTCAAAGCCAAAGTTCCAACAGTTCCTGGCAGTCCTGATCTTGTAAAAGATGTTGAGGAAGCACTAGATGTTGCAAATGAGATCGGCTATCCAGTCTTACTAAAGTCAGTTTATGGTGGTGGTGGACGAGGAATTCGCCTAGTAACCAGCGACAAAGAACTGCGTGAAGCATATGAGACTGTAACTGGCGAATCTATTGCAGCATTTGGCAAATCCGCCATATTAGTTGAGAAATTCCTAGAAAAAATCCGACACATCGAATACCAGATGGCACGAGACAAGCACGGAAATGCAGTGCACATCTTTGAAAGAGAGTGCTCCATTCAAAGACGAAACCAAAAGCTAATCGAGCAGACCCCATCCCCAGCAGTTGATCAGAAAACTCGAGACAGAGTAGGAGAATTGGTAGTAAAGGCAGCAGAAGCAGTAGACTATACCAATCTCGGTACTGCGGAATTTTTGCGAGCAGACAATGGTGATTTTTATTTTATAGAAATTAACGCAAGACTCCAAGTAGAGCACCCAATCACGGAACTTGTCTCTGGCTTGGACCTAGTAAAACTACAGCTGGACATTGCAAACGGCGAGCCACTACCATTCAAACAAAAAGACTTGCACATGAACGGCTATGCAATAGAATGCAGAATCAACGCAGAAGACACATTTTTGGACTTTGCACCATCGACAGGCCCAGTTCCGGATGTTACAATACCGTCTGGTCCTGGAGTTCGATGCGACACGTACCTGTATCCTGGATGCACAGTATCACCATTCTATGACTCTTTGATGGCAAAACTCGTCACATGGGGCCAAACATTTGAGGAATCTCGAGTGCGAATGCTAAATGCACTAAATGACTTTTACATTCAAGGTGTAGAAACATCCATTCCTCTATACAAGACAATTCTCAAAGCAGAGGAATACAAGAAAGGAAATCTCTCAACTGACTTTTTGAAGCGATACGGAATAATTGACAGACTAACTGAAGACATCAAATCAGACCAAAAACAAAAGCAGGATGCTGCAATTGCAGGCGCAATCATGCATTCTGAATTCTTTAGAAGCAAAGTCAAATCATCACATGCTCCAAGCCACCGCTGGAAGAGCCACATGGATAGGAGATAATCATGGAATACAAAATAGCCGACATTGAGGCAGCATTCAACGGACACATAATACAAAAGACAGGCGATGCGGATTATACCATCAAAATTAATGACAATCAGCACACACTAAAAATCCTAAACATAAGTACAAGGGGAATCGAGTTTGTCTTGGATTCGCAGTTCCACTCTGTAAAATATCTGGATGCGGGAACTGCACAAATGAAGATAGTGGTGGACGGCACTCCATTTACCGTAAGTATGCACCACTCACTCAATGATATCGTCTACAAGAACTCTGGTGGAGGCGACTCTGGTGACGCACAGACTGCACTTCACAGCCAAATCCCAGGTAAGGTAGTATCAATTAATGTCAATGAGGGTGACAGTGTCAAAAAGGGCGATGTTGTGTGCGTATTGGAATCAATGAAGATGCAAGTATCAATAAAATCACACAAGGACGGAATTGTGAAGAAAATCAAGGTCAAGGCAACCGGCTCTGTTG belongs to Candidatus Nitrosotenuis cloacae and includes:
- a CDS encoding inositol monophosphatase family protein, whose product is MQVIEILREASRQVYENVKDLAGTKAAAEDHGIGKGGDISRKIDIVAEKTVLDYLKKIKFDCIVLGEECGRVELSRKPKGFVIMDAIDGSANAVRGIPFFCCSLAFAPKNKLSSITDGVVTDLSNGDMYWATKGKGAYLNKKKITVHKQKPVYKIVGINVSGATPKLVKRIQPIFQNSNHSRHLGANALELALFARGLIDVYIDLREKIRVTDMAAGYIISKEAGGVILDQKLKPLDSDLSYETRLSFIAAANKQILSDTVKQLKL
- a CDS encoding AAA family ATPase; translation: MWSEKHRPKQIIDMVGNEEARKSFVDWIIKWKKGAKPILLVGPPGIGKTTLAQLAAKEFGYDVIGMNASDVRNKSNIEELLSPLLGSTSLLGRPMIFIDEVDGIHGRSDFGGVEALLKILKEPTVPIILAANSDDSDKMKNIKKTAKTIYLKPVPPRLLGLYLGKVLKEEGAKLSPGTTIKVIVECRGDIRSMLNMAQAQMGGFDVDSEKSFEALDIEAGINAFFKAKTRQEAQSVLYSLRIDPREKLNAFYSSIVTSNIQNKDMARLLDVISEADVLYGRIIRTQEWRLLRYLDNILLRLYSENLPIQYSQYNLSWPLLNKLRWDGKVIKSLAANLAQRFHVSQSTTATYYLPYILFCMKNKKLELEINPEYSEVLQKEIELIH
- a CDS encoding acyl-CoA carboxylase subunit beta; protein product: MHTDKIEKFLEKQKTALASGGQDKILAQHEKGKLTARERIHLLLDEGSFTEIDALATHHYYEYDMQKKKFFTDGVITGYGTINSRQVFVFAYDFTVLGGTLSQMGAKKITKLMDHAVRTGCPIIGIADSGGARIQEGILSLDGFADIFYHNELASGVVPQITASIGPSAGGAVYSPAMTDFVIMVEKAGTMYVTGPEVVKTVLGEEVSFEDLGGAMTHGTKSGVAHFVAKNEYDCFDKIKTLLSYIPSNNTEEAPYVQTDDDPNRVDHNLINKIPENSLQPYDMKEVLLSVVDNHQLFEVHELFAQNVIVGFARMNGRTVGIVANQPMYLAGALDIDSSNKASRFIRYCDAFNIPIVTFVDTPGYMPGTNQEHNGIIRHGSKLLYAYCEATVPKITLVIGKAYGGAYIAMGSKNLRTDINYAWPTAQIAVLGSEAAVKIMNKKDLDSAKNPDELKKQLTAEFNEKFANPYVAASNGSVDTVIDPAQTRPMLIKALEMLANKRDKQLPRKHGNINL
- a CDS encoding acetyl-CoA carboxylase biotin carboxylase subunit, with the protein product MIKKVLIANRGEIALRVIRTCKALGLKTVAVYSDEDYNSLHVKQATEAYHIGKAAPRESYLNQEKILDAILKSGADAIHPGYGFLSENSDFAQLCEDNKINFIGPSAASMDLCGDKMRCKAAMLKAKVPTVPGSPDLVKDVEEALDVANEIGYPVLLKSVYGGGGRGIRLVTSDKELREAYETVTGESIAAFGKSAILVEKFLEKIRHIEYQMARDKHGNAVHIFERECSIQRRNQKLIEQTPSPAVDQKTRDRVGELVVKAAEAVDYTNLGTAEFLRADNGDFYFIEINARLQVEHPITELVSGLDLVKLQLDIANGEPLPFKQKDLHMNGYAIECRINAEDTFLDFAPSTGPVPDVTIPSGPGVRCDTYLYPGCTVSPFYDSLMAKLVTWGQTFEESRVRMLNALNDFYIQGVETSIPLYKTILKAEEYKKGNLSTDFLKRYGIIDRLTEDIKSDQKQKQDAAIAGAIMHSEFFRSKVKSSHAPSHRWKSHMDRR
- a CDS encoding acetyl-CoA carboxylase biotin carboxyl carrier protein subunit, giving the protein MEYKIADIEAAFNGHIIQKTGDADYTIKINDNQHTLKILNISTRGIEFVLDSQFHSVKYLDAGTAQMKIVVDGTPFTVSMHHSLNDIVYKNSGGGDSGDAQTALHSQIPGKVVSINVNEGDSVKKGDVVCVLESMKMQVSIKSHKDGIVKKIKVKATGSVAKNDVLAEIE